The Sorangiineae bacterium MSr11367 genome window below encodes:
- the mxcH gene encoding TonB-dependent siderophore myxochelin receptor MxcH: protein MTKCITDIRFPAAFLASLCAFSLGGAGVALAQDTGAVGASNGAAGVQPPELVAFVEAEYPPAALAARREGRVVLRLTLDREGLVIDADVKEPAGYGFDEAARSAALRFRFSPARRGDKPVAARILYTYEFRLPPEPEPPAAPPAPGVEQAPGAPAPRPPAAAEVPVEVKVKGLSEVARLRQSAQAVKVIELEQAQRETADLGEVLARSGGISVRRGGGLGAGTRLSLNGLTDDQIRFLVDGIPLELAGYPFGVANVPLNLVERVEIYRGVVPIRFGADALGGVVNLRTDTEVRGTHGAASYQVGSFGTHRLTFSGHTLDEPTGSFTRVTAFHDYAKNDYPVDVEAVAANGRVEPARVDRFHDAYRSTGASVETGLINRPWAKRLLLRAFVTDYAKEVQNNLIMSVPYGEVEYGELTAGATLRYENTFAKNVSVSFVGGYTQNRIWLRDVSQCVYSWFGRCNTMRPRGGEVDGIPHDTLTIQHSGFGRLNASWQLHPQHAVRLSLSPTYVTRTGDERRGLNSNERDPLAAQRDLFTLVSGLEYQIDGFGDRLENIAFVKDYLQLARAEEPRPGGFVSRNDRNTHRFGVGNAIRYRFLPWLYGKTSYELATRLPSPNEVFGTNGVIIAANLGLKPETSHNVNVGFTIDTAETRVGAWRFDVNAFLRETDNLIVLPAGAATSTYENILSARSLGAETTAGWTSPGEYLALDGNFTYLDFRNTSSEGTFGNDGDRIPNRPYLLANGSARLQFRRVAASNDEIALVWNTRYVHEFYRSWESLGSRESKQVVPSQLLHSLALTYLVRGNPFILSFTGEVQNLTNEPAYDFIGVQRPGRAFYFKTTAEF from the coding sequence ATGACCAAGTGCATCACCGACATCCGCTTTCCCGCGGCCTTCCTGGCGAGTCTCTGCGCGTTCAGCCTCGGCGGGGCCGGTGTGGCTTTGGCACAGGACACCGGGGCCGTGGGTGCCTCGAATGGCGCCGCCGGCGTGCAGCCGCCGGAGCTCGTCGCGTTCGTCGAAGCCGAATACCCACCCGCGGCCCTTGCGGCCAGACGGGAGGGGCGCGTGGTGTTGCGGTTGACGCTCGACCGAGAGGGCCTGGTGATCGACGCGGACGTGAAGGAGCCCGCGGGTTACGGCTTCGACGAGGCGGCCCGCAGCGCCGCGCTTCGTTTTCGCTTCTCGCCGGCACGCCGCGGTGACAAGCCGGTCGCCGCCCGCATCCTTTACACGTACGAGTTCCGGCTGCCTCCGGAGCCCGAGCCACCTGCGGCGCCCCCCGCACCGGGGGTGGAGCAAGCCCCGGGCGCGCCCGCTCCACGACCTCCTGCAGCAGCGGAGGTTCCGGTCGAGGTCAAGGTCAAGGGCCTCTCCGAGGTCGCGCGGCTGCGGCAATCCGCGCAGGCGGTGAAGGTCATCGAGCTGGAACAGGCGCAGCGCGAGACCGCGGACCTCGGCGAGGTGCTCGCACGGTCCGGGGGCATCAGCGTCCGCCGCGGCGGCGGGCTCGGAGCGGGAACGCGCCTGTCGCTCAATGGCCTCACCGACGATCAGATCCGCTTCCTCGTCGATGGCATTCCGCTCGAGCTGGCGGGCTATCCCTTTGGCGTCGCGAACGTTCCGTTGAACCTCGTCGAACGGGTCGAGATCTACCGCGGGGTCGTTCCCATTCGCTTTGGCGCCGATGCCCTGGGCGGCGTCGTCAACCTACGGACCGACACCGAGGTGCGTGGAACGCACGGTGCCGCGTCCTATCAGGTGGGCTCGTTTGGCACGCACCGCCTTACCTTCAGCGGGCATACCCTGGATGAGCCCACGGGTAGCTTTACGCGCGTAACCGCATTTCACGATTACGCCAAAAACGATTACCCCGTCGACGTCGAAGCGGTCGCCGCGAACGGCCGGGTCGAACCTGCACGCGTGGATCGCTTCCACGACGCTTACCGATCCACGGGGGCCAGCGTCGAGACGGGCCTGATCAATCGCCCTTGGGCGAAGCGCCTTCTTTTACGCGCATTCGTGACGGATTACGCGAAGGAGGTGCAGAACAACCTCATCATGTCGGTGCCATATGGGGAGGTCGAATACGGCGAGCTCACGGCGGGCGCGACGCTTCGCTACGAGAACACATTTGCCAAGAATGTCTCGGTCAGCTTCGTCGGTGGTTATACGCAAAACCGCATCTGGCTTCGAGACGTGAGCCAATGCGTTTATAGCTGGTTCGGGCGCTGTAATACGATGCGGCCTCGAGGCGGTGAGGTCGACGGAATTCCGCACGACACGCTGACCATCCAGCACAGTGGCTTCGGCCGCCTGAATGCCAGTTGGCAGCTGCATCCGCAGCATGCCGTTCGGCTCTCGTTGTCGCCCACGTATGTCACGCGCACGGGTGACGAGCGGCGCGGATTGAATTCCAACGAGCGCGATCCTCTGGCGGCCCAGCGCGATCTGTTCACCCTCGTCAGCGGGCTCGAATATCAAATCGACGGCTTCGGCGACCGCCTGGAAAACATCGCCTTCGTCAAAGACTACCTTCAACTCGCGCGAGCGGAGGAGCCGAGGCCGGGCGGATTCGTCAGTCGCAACGATCGGAACACCCATCGCTTCGGCGTGGGCAATGCCATCCGATACCGCTTTTTGCCCTGGCTCTACGGGAAGACCTCGTACGAGCTGGCGACCCGCTTGCCGAGCCCCAACGAGGTATTCGGCACCAATGGTGTGATCATCGCCGCCAACCTCGGGCTAAAACCCGAGACCAGTCACAACGTCAATGTCGGTTTCACCATCGACACCGCCGAGACCCGCGTTGGAGCGTGGCGCTTCGATGTGAACGCTTTTCTTCGCGAAACCGATAATCTCATCGTCCTGCCCGCGGGCGCCGCCACCTCCACGTACGAGAACATTTTGAGCGCGCGCTCGCTCGGCGCCGAAACGACGGCGGGTTGGACCTCGCCGGGTGAATACCTCGCGCTCGATGGCAACTTTACCTACCTCGATTTTCGCAACACCTCGAGCGAAGGGACATTCGGCAACGATGGCGACCGCATCCCGAATCGCCCTTACCTATTGGCCAATGGCTCGGCGCGTCTACAATTTCGTCGCGTGGCCGCCTCCAATGACGAAATCGCGCTCGTGTGGAATACCCGTTACGTGCACGAGTTTTATCGTAGCTGGGAGAGCCTCGGCTCGCGCGAGTCCAAACAGGTCGTCCCGTCGCAGCTCTTGCACTCACTTGCGCTCACGTACCTCGTCCGCGGTAACCCGTTCATCCTGAGCTTCACGGGCGAGGTGCAGAACCTGACCAACGAACCGGCTTACGACTTCATTGGCGTTCAGCGGCCGGGCAGAGCCTTCTATTTCAAGACAACCGCGGAATTCTGA
- a CDS encoding DUF1080 domain-containing protein — MRTISASLCLCAAMNVTGGRSVPHARSFDQDAVSAAPQGFAFGRTGQGKPGRWIVRAEPDAPSKPNVLAQVDTDDTDYRFPVAVANEPSAKDVRVRVRCKQVSGKVDQACGLVFRYQDENNYLLTRANALENNVRLYFVKNGSRKQIATWSGTVKGGVWHDFQVEARGDHIEVTWDGTKVLDHHDSTFLNAGRAGVWTKADSVTDFDDLSVEAL; from the coding sequence ATGAGGACGATATCCGCGAGTCTTTGCTTGTGTGCGGCCATGAACGTCACGGGCGGCCGCAGCGTTCCACACGCGCGCTCCTTCGATCAGGACGCAGTTTCGGCCGCGCCGCAGGGCTTCGCCTTTGGACGCACGGGACAAGGCAAGCCGGGTCGTTGGATCGTCCGAGCGGAGCCCGACGCCCCCAGCAAACCCAATGTGCTCGCGCAGGTGGACACGGATGACACGGATTACCGATTTCCGGTGGCCGTGGCCAACGAGCCTTCGGCCAAAGACGTTCGCGTCCGCGTGCGCTGCAAACAGGTATCCGGTAAGGTCGACCAAGCGTGCGGGCTGGTCTTTCGTTATCAGGACGAGAACAATTACCTGCTCACGCGCGCGAACGCCCTCGAGAACAACGTGCGGCTCTATTTCGTCAAGAACGGCAGCCGCAAGCAAATCGCGACCTGGAGTGGAACCGTCAAGGGCGGCGTGTGGCACGACTTCCAGGTCGAGGCGCGCGGTGATCACATCGAGGTCACGTGGGACGGCACGAAGGTGCTCGATCATCACGACAGCACCTTCCTGAATGCGGGGCGCGCGGGCGTGTGGACCAAAGCCGATTCGGTCACCGACTTCGACGATTTGAGCGTGGAGGCGCTATGA
- a CDS encoding chromate resistance protein — MSEMRDETHEPRWLLLIHQIPPKPAYFRAKVGRRLARLGAVAIKNSVYVLPLNEQTHEDLQWVAREIATEGGEATLCKATFVEGLRDDQIEVLFHAARDADYMQLTEEVRQITGELPPRLGRDDERRPALEADLVRLRKRFNEISGIDFFAASGREPAESALSALEKRLRRGEKPHVEEESRPRRETYRGRTWVTRKNVHVDRIASAWLIRRFIDPDARFSFVPGQGYRAKEGEVTFDMYEGEFTHVGDACTFETLLDQFEIREPGLSAIAEIVHDIDVKDGKFSRAEAPGVAALIAGIAMAEREDEARIELGGRMFGALLELFRRKRGASRVPYG, encoded by the coding sequence ATGTCAGAGATGCGCGACGAGACCCATGAGCCACGATGGCTTCTCCTTATTCATCAGATCCCTCCGAAGCCGGCGTACTTTCGCGCCAAGGTCGGCAGGCGCCTTGCGCGGCTCGGCGCGGTCGCGATCAAGAACTCGGTCTACGTCTTGCCGCTCAACGAGCAGACCCATGAGGATCTGCAATGGGTCGCGCGCGAGATTGCCACGGAAGGTGGCGAGGCCACGCTTTGCAAAGCCACCTTCGTCGAGGGGCTCCGCGACGATCAGATCGAGGTGCTCTTTCACGCGGCGCGCGATGCCGATTATATGCAGCTGACCGAGGAGGTGCGTCAGATCACGGGCGAGCTACCGCCACGCCTCGGCCGCGACGACGAACGGCGCCCTGCGCTGGAGGCCGACCTCGTACGCTTGCGCAAGCGCTTCAACGAGATCTCCGGCATCGACTTCTTCGCGGCCTCCGGGCGCGAGCCCGCGGAATCTGCTCTGTCGGCGCTGGAAAAGCGACTTCGCCGCGGAGAAAAGCCCCACGTCGAGGAGGAGTCGCGCCCGCGCCGTGAGACGTACCGTGGACGCACCTGGGTTACGCGCAAGAACGTCCATGTCGACCGCATCGCGAGTGCGTGGCTCATTCGCCGTTTCATCGATCCCGATGCCCGCTTTTCCTTCGTGCCTGGGCAGGGGTATCGCGCGAAGGAAGGCGAAGTCACCTTCGATATGTACGAGGGCGAGTTCACGCACGTGGGCGACGCATGCACCTTCGAGACCTTGCTCGATCAGTTCGAAATCCGAGAGCCGGGCTTGTCGGCCATTGCCGAGATCGTGCACGACATCGACGTGAAGGACGGCAAATTCAGCCGCGCCGAGGCCCCGGGGGTGGCCGCGCTCATTGCCGGTATCGCGATGGCCGAGCGGGAAGACGAGGCCCGCATCGAGCTGGGCGGTCGCATGTTCGGCGCCTTGCTCGAGCTTTTCCGCCGCAAGCGCGGCGCATCACGCGTTCCTTACGGGTGA
- a CDS encoding chromate transporter — MDDSSSGKPESYSLRALALYFLRLGALGFGGPIALAGYMQRDLVERQRWITKDEYVEGLALAQLAPGPLAAQLATYLGWVRGGVFGATLISIAFIVPSFLMVVALSAAYLRFGGLVWMQGLFYGIGAAVIAIIARSVFKLAKMTLAKDRLLWAVFAINAVVTAWTESEIVWLFLASGVLLFFQRGRPTGPLAAPGVSAFFPVDMLVTGLSGAASSETLWRIGLFFAEGGAVVFGSGLAIVPFLHGGVVNEHHWLTERQFLDAVAVAMITPGPVVITVAFIGYLVAGPLGAAVAALGVFLPCYLFVIIPAPYFKRYAKNPSIAAFVAGVTAAATGAIAGAGFVLGRRALLDVPTVAMAAVTLLALVKLKKAPEPLVILGAGAAGLLLRGFS, encoded by the coding sequence ATGGATGATTCTTCTTCCGGGAAGCCGGAATCTTATTCCCTTCGCGCACTCGCCCTTTACTTCTTACGCCTCGGTGCGCTGGGATTCGGGGGCCCCATCGCACTTGCAGGCTACATGCAACGCGATCTGGTCGAGCGCCAGCGCTGGATCACGAAAGACGAATACGTCGAAGGCCTCGCGCTCGCACAGCTTGCCCCCGGACCGCTCGCCGCCCAACTCGCGACCTACCTCGGGTGGGTGCGCGGCGGCGTGTTCGGGGCCACGCTCATCAGCATAGCGTTCATCGTGCCATCGTTTCTCATGGTCGTGGCCCTTTCCGCGGCCTATCTTCGATTTGGCGGCCTCGTATGGATGCAGGGGCTCTTCTACGGGATTGGGGCCGCGGTCATCGCCATCATTGCGCGCAGCGTCTTCAAGCTGGCAAAAATGACACTCGCAAAAGACCGTCTTCTTTGGGCGGTATTCGCGATCAATGCCGTCGTGACGGCGTGGACGGAATCCGAAATCGTATGGCTCTTCCTCGCCAGCGGCGTGCTGCTCTTTTTCCAGCGAGGCCGTCCCACCGGACCACTCGCCGCGCCGGGCGTGTCGGCATTTTTTCCGGTCGATATGCTGGTCACTGGACTATCGGGTGCGGCGTCGAGCGAAACGCTTTGGCGGATCGGGCTGTTCTTCGCCGAGGGTGGGGCCGTCGTCTTCGGCAGCGGGTTGGCCATCGTTCCGTTTTTGCATGGCGGCGTCGTCAACGAGCATCATTGGCTGACGGAGCGGCAATTTCTCGATGCCGTGGCGGTGGCCATGATCACGCCGGGGCCGGTCGTCATCACCGTAGCCTTCATCGGATACCTCGTCGCGGGCCCGCTCGGTGCGGCCGTCGCGGCGCTCGGGGTCTTTCTCCCGTGCTACCTCTTCGTGATCATCCCGGCGCCGTACTTCAAGCGCTACGCGAAGAATCCGAGCATTGCCGCCTTCGTAGCCGGCGTCACCGCCGCCGCAACAGGGGCCATTGCCGGAGCGGGCTTCGTGCTTGGCCGCCGAGCACTCCTCGATGTGCCAACGGTCGCCATGGCGGCCGTAACGTTGCTCGCGTTGGTGAAGCTGAAGAAGGCTCCCGAGCCACTGGTCATCCTCGGCGCAGGTGCGGCTGGGTTGCTGCTCCGGGGTTTCTCGTGA
- a CDS encoding ATP-binding cassette domain-containing protein, translating to MSALLELEDVSLSLGGRTVLSDVSLSLHEGEALVLAGPSGSGKTSLLRLALGLLAPSLGSIRIGGKQASAPGRILLLPNERGAGAVFQDLALWPHLTVIGNLDFGLAATGLPKAERAHAIDTMLAQVGLAGLGHRRPHELSGGQQQRVALARALVVEPRWIALDEPFTNLDIVLKADILELLASLLLARNTAVLLVAHDPDEAAQFADRMAVLEEGKLVQIGTREMLAESPRSAFVRAFTRTSRGRRGLSSGGP from the coding sequence GTGAGCGCCTTGCTCGAGCTGGAGGACGTATCGCTGTCGCTGGGGGGACGGACGGTGCTGTCCGATGTGTCCCTCTCCCTGCACGAAGGTGAAGCCCTCGTCCTCGCCGGCCCCTCGGGAAGCGGAAAGACGAGCCTCCTGCGACTTGCCCTCGGTCTCCTCGCCCCTTCCTTGGGTTCGATTCGCATCGGCGGGAAACAAGCCAGCGCCCCGGGCCGCATTCTCCTGCTTCCGAACGAGCGCGGCGCCGGCGCGGTTTTTCAGGACCTCGCGCTGTGGCCGCATTTGACGGTCATTGGCAATCTTGATTTCGGCCTCGCGGCAACTGGGCTCCCCAAGGCGGAACGCGCGCACGCGATCGACACGATGTTGGCCCAGGTTGGCCTGGCCGGACTCGGCCACCGAAGGCCGCACGAGCTCTCCGGTGGACAGCAACAGCGCGTCGCACTCGCCCGTGCACTGGTGGTCGAACCGAGGTGGATCGCGCTCGACGAGCCGTTCACGAACCTCGATATCGTACTCAAAGCCGATATTCTCGAGCTCCTCGCGTCGCTGCTCCTCGCGCGGAACACGGCAGTTCTTCTCGTAGCCCACGATCCAGATGAAGCGGCCCAGTTCGCCGATCGCATGGCGGTTCTCGAAGAGGGAAAGCTCGTACAAATCGGAACGCGCGAAATGCTTGCGGAATCGCCTAGAAGTGCCTTCGTCCGAGCGTTCACACGGACCTCCCGAGGACGGAGGGGTCTGTCCTCGGGAGGTCCATGA
- a CDS encoding PAS domain S-box protein, translated as MAHRTEALAAPSASQFRSPGARRRSTVGAYALVIAAIVAMTLLRLLLDSVLQGRAPYALYYLPILLAAWFGGVGPTLMAVLLSAASAWVFVVPREDTGYSASMIIFLLVSGAMVVLARAARARQEECEFLAAIVESSDDAIVTKDLNGVIRSWNPGAERLFHYVADEIVGRPVTTLIPPENEDEETRILERLRNGERIDHYETVRLAKGGRRLDVSLTISPVRGRYGELVGASKIARDISERKRAAEAIAAEREWLDRTLQSIGDAVIATDAHGKVVFLNPVAERLTGWASSDACGQGSDEVFRIVNENTRQTVESPITRVLRLGVVVGLANSTVLIAADGTERPIDDSGAPIVGSDGKLRGVVLVFRDISDRRRLEAERSVAVVERERLLESERAARGEAEQANRSKDEFIAMVSHELRTPLNAIKGWAELVKGDPADVDTVRHGIEVIERNSWSQEQLISDLLDMSRIISGKLRLDVRDIDLIAIINAAIETTRPAADARGISVDCSFDPSVASTTGDPSRLQQCVWNLLSNAIKFTPQGGRVAVHLRRSNSHVEICVTDNGIGIRPQFLPLVFERFRQIEPGTSKRSGGLGLGLAIVRQLIELHGGHARVESLGEGQGATFTLALPIRAVRTAAATHLESDVKVVLDHINVLLVEDDPDNREVLRKILEQHHASVSATASAREALEFLQKARPHILISDIGLPDIDGYELIRSIRRLDSREGGRIPAIALTAHASSQDRMKALRAGFQSHIAKPVDPRELVASIASLAGLVVP; from the coding sequence GTGGCTCATCGCACGGAGGCCTTGGCAGCACCCTCTGCGTCGCAATTCCGCTCACCCGGGGCGCGGCGCCGCAGTACCGTGGGTGCCTACGCGCTGGTCATCGCGGCCATCGTGGCGATGACGCTGCTCCGGCTTCTTTTGGACAGCGTCCTACAGGGCCGCGCTCCATACGCGCTCTACTATCTCCCGATTTTGCTCGCGGCATGGTTCGGGGGCGTGGGGCCGACCTTGATGGCGGTCTTGCTCTCGGCGGCTTCCGCTTGGGTCTTCGTCGTGCCCCGAGAGGACACGGGTTACAGCGCCTCGATGATCATCTTCCTCCTTGTCTCCGGCGCGATGGTGGTGCTCGCGCGTGCCGCGCGCGCTCGCCAAGAAGAGTGTGAGTTCTTGGCCGCGATCGTCGAGTCGTCGGACGATGCGATTGTCACGAAGGATTTGAACGGGGTGATCCGATCCTGGAACCCAGGGGCAGAGCGCCTTTTCCACTATGTGGCCGATGAGATCGTAGGTCGCCCCGTTACGACGCTGATTCCGCCGGAGAACGAGGATGAAGAGACGCGCATTCTCGAGCGACTCCGCAATGGCGAGCGCATCGATCACTACGAGACCGTGCGCCTCGCCAAGGGTGGGCGAAGGCTCGACGTTTCGCTGACGATCTCGCCGGTCCGCGGCCGCTACGGCGAGCTCGTTGGCGCTTCGAAGATCGCGCGCGATATCTCCGAGCGCAAGCGCGCCGCCGAGGCGATCGCTGCGGAACGCGAATGGCTCGACCGGACCCTTCAGAGCATCGGCGACGCCGTTATCGCCACCGACGCGCATGGCAAGGTCGTGTTCTTGAATCCCGTGGCCGAACGGCTCACGGGATGGGCTTCGTCCGATGCCTGCGGTCAAGGCTCCGATGAGGTCTTTCGGATCGTGAACGAAAACACGCGCCAGACCGTCGAAAGCCCGATCACCCGTGTCCTTCGCCTCGGCGTCGTCGTCGGACTCGCCAACAGCACGGTGCTCATCGCGGCCGACGGCACCGAGCGTCCCATCGACGACAGCGGCGCCCCCATCGTCGGGAGTGACGGGAAACTTCGCGGCGTGGTCTTGGTCTTCCGCGACATCTCCGATCGACGTCGCCTCGAAGCGGAGAGAAGCGTTGCCGTCGTCGAACGCGAGCGGCTTCTAGAGAGCGAGCGTGCTGCGCGCGGCGAAGCCGAGCAGGCCAATCGGAGCAAGGACGAGTTCATCGCCATGGTCTCGCACGAGCTGCGTACGCCCTTGAATGCGATCAAAGGCTGGGCGGAGCTCGTAAAAGGCGATCCCGCGGACGTCGATACGGTCCGGCATGGAATCGAGGTCATCGAACGCAACTCGTGGTCGCAAGAGCAGCTCATTTCCGATTTGCTCGACATGAGCCGCATCATCTCCGGCAAGCTGCGGCTCGACGTGCGCGACATCGACCTCATTGCGATCATCAACGCGGCCATCGAGACGACGCGGCCGGCAGCCGACGCGAGGGGGATCTCGGTCGACTGCTCCTTCGATCCCTCCGTGGCCTCGACGACCGGAGACCCATCGCGCCTTCAGCAATGCGTATGGAATCTGCTCTCGAATGCCATCAAATTCACGCCGCAAGGTGGACGGGTCGCTGTCCATTTGCGTCGCAGCAATTCCCACGTCGAGATCTGCGTCACGGACAACGGCATCGGGATTCGCCCGCAGTTCCTTCCCCTCGTGTTCGAGCGTTTTCGTCAGATCGAACCCGGGACGAGCAAGCGCTCGGGCGGTCTCGGCCTGGGGCTCGCGATCGTGAGGCAGCTCATCGAGCTGCACGGGGGGCACGCGCGCGTGGAAAGCCTCGGCGAAGGTCAGGGCGCGACGTTCACCCTTGCACTGCCCATCCGGGCAGTCCGCACGGCGGCGGCAACCCACCTGGAGTCGGACGTGAAGGTCGTCCTCGATCATATCAACGTGCTGCTCGTGGAGGATGACCCCGACAACCGCGAGGTTCTCCGTAAGATCCTCGAGCAGCATCATGCCTCGGTTTCGGCGACCGCGTCGGCGCGTGAGGCACTCGAGTTCTTGCAGAAGGCACGCCCGCATATCCTCATTAGCGACATCGGCCTCCCGGACATCGATGGATACGAGCTGATTCGGAGCATTCGTCGGCTCGATTCGAGAGAGGGGGGCCGTATCCCGGCCATCGCACTCACCGCGCACGCGAGCTCTCAAGATCGCATGAAGGCACTGCGAGCCGGCTTTCAGAGTCATATCGCGAAGCCCGTCGATCCGCGTGAGCTCGTCGCCAGCATCGCCAGCTTGGCCGGATTGGTCGTGCCCTAA
- a CDS encoding extracellular solute-binding protein encodes MKATRRDLISGGAVLLGAALAGCKRSSSEAVVYTSVDQVFAEPVFHAIEAKLGLKVRPVFDTEETKSTGVMNRLIAEGSNPQADVFWSGDPVRPLSLAKRGLVEPYASPEATALPAGFRAEDGTWTGIAARARVLLVNTSKITAGERPKSIRDLANPRWKGQIALANPLFGTTTMHVAALASIWGDDALIDFLDAARANGARLASSNGEVKRLVASGEIAFGLTDTDDADEAHKDGASVETVYPDQRDLGTLVIPSAVVRVKGGPHAEGAKRLIDGLLSAETEKQMAESGAHMPLRAGVPVPEGVRRVSDLRAMNVDFAKVADAMDRLQGRLKRWVGL; translated from the coding sequence ATGAAAGCGACTCGACGGGATCTGATTTCCGGCGGCGCGGTGCTCCTCGGAGCGGCGCTGGCGGGCTGTAAGCGGAGCAGCTCGGAGGCGGTGGTCTATACCTCCGTCGATCAAGTGTTCGCCGAGCCGGTGTTTCATGCCATCGAGGCGAAGTTGGGTCTCAAGGTCCGCCCGGTCTTCGACACGGAGGAAACGAAGAGCACCGGTGTGATGAATCGCCTCATCGCAGAAGGGTCCAATCCGCAGGCGGACGTCTTCTGGTCGGGTGACCCCGTGCGTCCCCTCTCGCTTGCCAAGCGTGGGCTCGTCGAACCGTATGCCTCGCCCGAGGCAACTGCACTCCCGGCGGGGTTTCGCGCCGAAGATGGCACATGGACCGGAATTGCCGCACGCGCACGGGTCCTCCTCGTGAATACGTCCAAAATAACCGCCGGCGAGCGGCCGAAGTCGATTCGCGATCTCGCGAACCCGCGCTGGAAAGGGCAGATCGCATTGGCCAATCCGCTCTTCGGCACGACCACGATGCACGTCGCGGCCCTCGCATCCATTTGGGGCGACGACGCGCTCATCGACTTTCTCGATGCCGCGCGGGCGAATGGGGCGCGTCTCGCCAGCTCGAACGGCGAGGTGAAGCGGCTCGTGGCCTCGGGCGAAATCGCCTTTGGTTTGACCGATACGGACGACGCCGACGAAGCGCACAAGGATGGCGCGTCCGTCGAGACCGTGTACCCCGACCAACGTGATCTCGGCACCTTGGTGATCCCCAGCGCCGTCGTGCGCGTGAAGGGCGGTCCGCACGCCGAGGGTGCGAAAAGGCTCATCGACGGGCTCCTCTCGGCGGAGACGGAGAAGCAAATGGCCGAGTCCGGGGCGCACATGCCTCTTCGCGCCGGGGTTCCGGTTCCCGAGGGCGTGCGGCGCGTGAGCGATCTGCGCGCGATGAATGTCGACTTCGCCAAGGTCGCCGACGCCATGGACCGCCTTCAAGGTCGGCTCAAACGATGGGTTGGCCTTTAG
- a CDS encoding ABC transporter permease subunit: MAVGLAVLWPLAHVLLGMTTASLAVLGRATTWALLGRTLLSCLEVTATTVVLGVPLGAVFARGRIPARRVWLALHALPLFLPPFVIALGWFHWLGERGLVGSARTSAVLFGPVGHLLVLTTTFTPIVTALTMLGMTGLDASLEEAALLVAPPWRVLTRLLVPAARSRIAVAAIIVFSLTLSEVGVPMFLRVPVYGAAVFVRLGGVDFAPGEAASLGVPMVVLGFVLIGLERALASSHGALRLRWRTRDPMDLGAWPGVMTIFAGLFASAPLLALAVRAVPGMGRCWSWAGPSMANSLVVSGAAAAIAMGIALIAGHALARGSLWASALDRVTVTGFFLPSAVLGTGIIAGWNRPATQRLYGSLAIVIVGFVARYTALGTRIVAASIANTSRAYEDAGSLGGAGYFRQLARIVIPLHARELVAAFGIAMVFGLRDLETAVLFYPPGGETLTVRIFTLEANGPSSVVAALALLQVILSLAVVTLGAIVMKRLR; the protein is encoded by the coding sequence TTGGCCGTAGGACTCGCCGTTCTATGGCCTCTCGCGCACGTCTTGCTCGGGATGACGACGGCGAGCCTCGCCGTTCTCGGACGCGCCACGACCTGGGCACTTCTGGGGCGCACCCTGCTCTCGTGCCTCGAGGTGACCGCGACCACCGTGGTGCTCGGCGTTCCACTCGGTGCCGTGTTTGCGCGGGGGAGGATCCCGGCACGGCGCGTATGGCTCGCACTTCACGCCCTGCCGCTTTTTCTACCGCCGTTCGTGATTGCACTCGGCTGGTTTCACTGGCTCGGAGAGCGCGGGCTCGTGGGTTCTGCGCGCACCTCCGCCGTTCTCTTCGGGCCGGTGGGGCACCTGTTGGTCCTCACGACCACGTTCACGCCCATCGTAACGGCGCTCACGATGCTCGGCATGACGGGGCTCGACGCGTCCCTCGAAGAAGCCGCGCTCCTCGTCGCGCCGCCGTGGCGCGTGTTGACGCGCCTATTGGTACCCGCCGCTCGATCACGCATCGCGGTCGCGGCCATCATCGTCTTTTCGTTGACCCTTTCGGAAGTCGGCGTGCCCATGTTCTTGCGCGTTCCAGTCTACGGCGCCGCGGTCTTTGTACGCCTTGGAGGCGTGGATTTCGCGCCCGGAGAAGCCGCTTCGCTCGGTGTGCCGATGGTCGTGCTCGGGTTCGTTCTCATAGGACTCGAGCGCGCCCTCGCCTCATCCCACGGTGCGCTCCGGCTTCGATGGCGTACTCGAGATCCGATGGACCTCGGCGCGTGGCCGGGCGTCATGACGATATTTGCGGGCCTCTTCGCCTCCGCCCCTCTGCTCGCACTCGCGGTCCGCGCCGTGCCTGGAATGGGCCGATGCTGGTCATGGGCCGGCCCAAGCATGGCCAACAGCCTGGTGGTGTCTGGAGCCGCCGCGGCCATCGCCATGGGCATTGCACTCATTGCCGGACACGCGCTCGCCCGCGGCTCCCTATGGGCGAGCGCCCTGGATCGCGTCACCGTAACCGGCTTCTTCCTGCCATCTGCCGTACTGGGAACGGGCATCATCGCCGGATGGAATCGGCCCGCCACGCAACGGCTCTATGGTAGTTTGGCCATCGTTATCGTGGGTTTCGTCGCCCGCTACACGGCACTCGGTACGCGCATCGTTGCCGCATCCATCGCGAACACGTCCCGGGCGTACGAAGACGCCGGCTCGCTGGGCGGCGCAGGGTATTTCCGCCAGCTCGCGCGCATCGTCATCCCCTTGCATGCGCGCGAGCTCGTGGCCGCCTTTGGAATCGCCATGGTCTTCGGCCTGCGCGATCTCGAAACCGCCGTCCTGTTCTACCCGCCCGGAGGCGAGACCCTCACGGTTCGAATTTTCACCTTGGAGGCCAACGGTCCATCGTCGGTCGTCGCGGCACTGGCACTGCTTCAGGTCATCCTGTCGCTCGCCGTGGTGACCCTCGGGGCTATCGTCATGAAGAGGCTGCGGTGA